A single Zootoca vivipara chromosome 1, rZooViv1.1, whole genome shotgun sequence DNA region contains:
- the TEX12 gene encoding testis-expressed protein 12: MTSNPVKSDENRKKRKTEEKNESSENPQISSFEKMDFSLSESSQAVLKTEALEKVLNDTSKEINILLSKYVHILSERAAMDASYVEELGGILKEAASIEYHLRLKWENLKHRFAAMTGPLQSENRLSSK; this comes from the exons ATGACAAGTAACCCAGTAaagtctgatgaaaataggaaaaaaCGTAAAACGGAAGAAAAG AATGAATCTTCAGAAAATCCACAAATATCTTCTTTTGAGAAAATGGATTTTTCTCTTTCTGAAAGCTCCcaggcagttctcaaaactgaagcCCTAGAAAAAGTTTTGAATG ATACaagcaaagaaataaatattcTATTATCAAAATATGTTCATATTTTAAG tgAGAGAGCAGCAATGGATGCCTCATATGTAGAGGAGCTTGGAGGGATTCTGAAAGAAGCTGCTTCTATAGAATATCACTTGAGATTGAAATGGGAGAATCTAAAGCACAGGTTTGCTGCAATGACGGGCCCTCTACAAAGTGAAAATAGATTATCTAGCAAATGA